Part of the Gracilimonas sp. genome, TTCTACGGCTGAACGTGCCATTGATGCACTTGGCGGACGTAAAACTTTTGGATTCAATTACGATCCCAGTCACCTTGGCTATCAGGGTGTTGATTATATTAAGTTCATCAGAACGTTTTCTGACCGTATTTACCATGTGCACATGAAAGATGTGTGGTGGTCAGATAAACCCACCAAGGCCGGTACTTTTGGCGGACATCTGGACTTCGGTCATCCCGACCGAAACTGGGATTTCGTTTCCGTGGGAAGAGGAAACATCGATTTCGACCGGATCATCAGGGCGCTTAATGAGATCAAGTACTCAGGCCCCCTTTCCGTTGAATGGGAAGACAGCGGCATGGACAGAGAATATGGCGCCGGGGAATCCTGTGAATATGTCAAGAACATCGATTTCCCTCCTTCTGAATCTGCCTTTGATTCCGCATTCTCTGAGAAGGATTGACAGGTTTATTAAACCGCTCTTAGTTGCAGCAGATTCACAAATCTATGACTTTTATTTACAAAACTCTCGCTTGAATTTCTCCTGATTGTTGATAGTTTAGGCTCGAAAAAATTAACCAATAAGGCATATGAAATTTTTCACTAAATCTATTCTTTTATCTGCTTTGATCTTTGGGATACTTGGATGTTCCACCTCACCTAATATTGAGCCTGGCGTCTCCCTTGAATTGGCTCAGTTCCGAAAGGCGAATATCTCGGATATTACTTATGAATTGTATTTTAAGATACCGGAGGAGGAATCCGAATCCATCCCTGCATCAGCTACGATTTTATTTGAGCTAAAGGATGGTAGTCATGACATCCAGCTTGATTTTCGGGAATCTGAAGAACTACTGACATCGATCTCCATAAACGGGGTAACGGTGGAGATCAACTTTGAGAAAGAACACATTATTTTGCCGGCTGAGTACTTGACGGAAGGCCAAAACTCCGTCGATATTGATTTCACTGCCGGGGAGTCATCTCTCAACCGAAATCCCGAATACTTGTACACCCTTTTTGTTCCGGACCGCGCCCGTACCGCATTCCCGCTTTTTGATCAGCCGGACCTGAAAGCTATCTATGACCTAACATTAGAGATTCCGAAAAACTGGGAAGCAATCTCCAATGCACCATTGAATTATCAGCATGAATCCGATTCCACCAAGACCCTCAATTTTGCCCCTTCCGACCTGATCAGTTCTTACCTGTTTTCTTTTGTGGCCGGAGATTTTGAAAAGGTTACCCAAACCGTGGAAGGCGTTGAAATGACCATGCTGCACCGGGAATCCGATCAGGAAAAAGCAGACCGAAATATAGATAACATCTTCCGCCTGCATAAAGCTTCGCTCGACTGGCTGGAGGAATACACCGGCATCGACTACCCATTCCAGAAATTTGATTTCGCCCTCATTCCGACTTTTCAATACGGAGGCATGGAACATGTGGGAGCTATTCAATATCGAGCTTCGGCTTTGCTCCTGGATGAAGACCCGTCGGAGTCTCAGTTACTGAGTCGCGCCAGCCTGATTGCTCACGAAACTGCGCATATGTGGTTTGGCGATCTGGTTACCATGGAGTGGTTCAATGATGTATGGACCAAAGAAGTCTTTGCCAACTTCATGGCTGCCAAGATCATGAATCCCAATTTCCCGGAGATCGACCATGACCTGAATTTTGTGCTGCGCCATCACCCAAGTGCGTATTCTGTGGATCGTACTGAGGGTGCCAATCCCATTCGCCAGTATTTGGGAAACCTGAACGAAGCCGGACAAATGTATGGGGCCATCATTTACAACAAAGCTCCGATCATGATGCGTCAGCTTGAGTTACTCGTAGGGGAAGAAATTTTCAAAGAAGGGATGCGGGAATATCTAAGCGCCTATTCTTTTGGAAATGCCACGTGGCCTGATCTTATTAATATTCTGGATGACCTTTCCAACCAGGACCTGAAATCATGGAGTGAAGTTTGGGTTAATACTCCCGGTCGACCCCATTTCAGTTATGAATTCAAGGAAGACGAACTACCCGGTCGGGAGCCACTATTATATGATATCTTAGTGCAAACCGATCCTGCAGGAATGGGACGGGTGTGGCCGCAGCAAGTGGGTATCTGGACCATCAGTCCGGAGGATAGTTCCTTCAAATTTTTTGATATCCTCAGTGATGATGACACCAAGTTTGCAACACTAAATGAGTTGAAAGCTGAAACAAAGGTTTTCAATGCCAACGGCCGGGGATATGGTCTTTTTCCTGCTAAACTTGAAACGCTGGAATACTGGGAACACATGAAAAATGTTCGTAAGGGTTCTCAACTTATCAACCTTTACGAGAATATGCTGGAGCAAAATGAGGTGGAGCCCGGAGAGTATTTATCTAAACTCCTCGAGCTTATTCAAACTGAAGAAAACCAGCTTTTGATCGGGCAGATATTGGGCCAAATTCAAACTATCTACTGGGATCTGCTGAATGAAGAAGAACGGAATGATGTAGCATCTGATATTGAAGAAATTTTATGGGATCAGATGATCGATCAGGATGAACCAAGTAAGAAAAAGACTTTCTTCAACGCCTTCAGAAATATCGCCATCAATGAATCCGAGATCCAAAAAGTATATGATATTTGGAGTGATGAGATGGAGATCGATGGGCTGAACCTTTCCGAAACCGACTACATCAGCATGGCGGGAAATCTGGCAATCAAAATGCCGGAAGAATCTAAGGACATCATTTCAAGCCAACTGGATGATATTGAAAACAGCGACCGCAAGCGCAGGTTTGAATTCATCAGTCCTGCCCTTTCCAACGATCAGCAGGTTCGGGATGATTTTTTTGAATCCCTGAAAGATGAGGAAAACCGGCAGACGGAATCCTGGGTGCTCAGCGCCTTGGGATATTTGCACCATCCGCTTCGGGTGGATTATTCCGAGAAATACATTCTGCCCAGTTTAGAATTGCTGCAGGAAATTCAGGTCACCGGCGATATCTTTTTCCCCAAACGCTGGCTGGATGTGACCTTAGGAAATTACTCCTCCGATACCGCTGTTCAAACCGTTCGTGATTTCCTGAATAAACGCCCCGATTATAATGATCAGCTACGAATGAAGATCCTGCAGGCCGCAGATGGGATGTTTCGGGCTAATGAGATCAAGAATTGATCAGTTTCAATTCGTATTAGTCGGACCAAGTGTCCGGGCAGGCATTCCCAACGAGGACGTTGGGAACGAATTTAAGTCAGCTTTAACTCTTTTTTCGCAGTCGGGAGCTTTTGTTTCTTTTGTCGGCACAAAATAAAAACGAAGATGATTATGGTTAACAGATCAATACATGTTACGGGAAGCTGGAGCTTCCCGGACTGCATTGCTAAGCCGGAGCTAAGCAACGAGGTCAAGGTCGATACGCCCCTGGCTGGTAATTAATCCACCGCATCTTCATGATAGTGTTGCATCGCCTTCACAAAACTTACCGTAGCAAAAACCCCACAAACTGTAAATACTACTAACAATGCTTTAGATGGACCATACAGATCCGTAAAAACATGATCAATAAGCCATCCCGTTACAGGCGGACCAATTCCAAAACCCACAATACTGATCACAAATAAATAGACCGCGCCGGCCATTCCTCGCATGCCGGATTTCACAAAATACTGGATAAGGGCGGCTGCCACTCCGTTGTATGAAGAAGCAATCACATTCCCGATCCCGATCAGTATAAAAGCCGTCATCACCGATTCTGCCATCAAGCCAAAATAATAGAATGGGAGTCCGCCAAGAGCAGCTACAATTCCCATCACGAAGCGTTTTTCCGAGCCATATTTTATAGCCAGCTTATCAGCCAGCCATCCGGAGACATTCACCCCGACACCCGCCAAAAACATAAACCAGCCGTATTGTGAGATCAGAGATGGCGTCTCAAACGTATCGTTCAATACATTCCCGATGAAAGCTAAAATGGTATACCCGCTGAGGGCCAAAAAAGAAAAACCTGCCAAATGATATCGAACGGCTTTTTTACTGATTATGAATTTTAGCACTTCAAAAAATTGAGTTGCCGAACGCTCGCTTTTGCCGGATTTCCGAATCGGTTCACGGATCAACAGAAAACCGATAACCGCTAAAACCAATCCCGGCCAACCCACGATCTTCATAGCCTCCCGCCAGTCGTAGGCTTGCGCTACTGAGCCGCCGATCAAAAAGGAGAGTCCTACCCCAACAAAGATGCCTGAGGCGTACACCGAGAATACGCGCGCTCTTTTTTCGGGTGGAAAGTAATCGGCCAGTAATGAATACACCGCCGGACTCAATGCCGACTGACTCACCCCCACAAAAAATCTCGCCGTAACAAGAAAAATGAAGGAGCTGGCAAAACCGCTGGCTACGGTCATCAGGCTCCAAACTACAAGTCCGATGAGAATGATCCGCTTTCGGGAAAACTGATCGGCAAACCATCCCATGAAAATTCCGCATACGGCATAGATCAGGGAAAAAGCCGGACCGTATAGAACACCGATCTGAGTATTTGTGAAACTGAGGTCATCCCGAATGGCCGTTCCCAGCACCGCCACGATTTGCCGGTCCACGAAGCTGGAGATGTAGATCAGAAACAATAACCCCAGTACCAACCAGGCATAAAATTTGGGAGAGCGGGCTTCGACTTTGTCATACAGAAATTTCATGGCGCAAAGATAGAACACAGATTGGTGGGATGGAAATTTGAACATAGAACAAGGAACATCCAACAACGAAGACAGGAACTTACCTAATCACGATAATACACTCTTATAATTTTTCCTTATCGTGTTTTAGAGATTTCGTGACAAAAAAGTGAATATTCTTCGGCTAAAAAACTCACATTAAGGGTATTAAATGGTTATTTTCAGTGCTCACAAAATTTTGATACAAATTAACTCACACATTCATCATGAAAGTAGGAATTTTAGGCGCTACCGGTGCCGTTGGACAAAAATTTATTCGCTTATTACAGGGTCACCCCTGGTTTGAAATTGAAGCCTTGGGGGCCTCCGAACGCTCGGCCGGTAAAAAATACAAAGACGCCGCTAACTGGATCGAAGATGTGGTTCTTCCTGAATCTATAAAGGAAACGATAGTCAAGAATTGTGATCCCTCAGAATTTAAAGATGTGGATTTTGTGTTTTCAGGATTGGATTCATCCGTAGCCGGCGAGATCGAAAAAGCTTTTGCCACTGCAGGAATACCCGTTATATCCAATGCCAAAAATTTCCGGCAGGATCCAACGGTTCCGTTGCTGATTCCGGAGATCAACCCTGATCATACCGAACTCATCAAAACCCAGACTTTTACCAAAGATGGCAGCGGCTGGATCGTCACGAACCCAAATTGTGTGGCGGTTCCTTTATCCCTTTCACTGAAACCATTGTATGATGCTTTTGGGATCGAAGCTCTGATCCTCACCACCATGCAGGCAGTTTCCGGAGCAGGATATCCCGGGGTGGCTAGTCTGGATATTTTAGGGAATGTAATTCCATTCATTTCGGGGGAAGAACCTAAAGTTGGTCCTGAGACCCGAAAACTTTTAAGCACACTGGAAGGGACTACCTTAGCAAAACCACATTTTCCGGTTCAAGCTACGGCAACGCGAGTGCCTACCATCAACGGACATATGATCTCGGCTACCGTAAAACTCCAAAAACCACCGGCTGATCTTGAAGAACTGAAGGAGGCGTATAAAAATTACCTGAATCCTGTTTCGGATCTGGATCTGCCTTTTTCTCCAAAAACGTTATATAAACTTCACCAGGAAGATGCTTACCCTCAGCCACGTTTACATGCCGATGCTGAAAACGGAATGCAATTGCACTTAGGTCGACTTAGAAAAGCAGATGTGTTTGATGTCAGCTTTGTAGCCATGGCACATAATACCATTCGCGGTGCGGCCGGCGGAGCGATACTGAATGCTGAATTATTAATGAAGAAGGGATTCCTGAAATAATTTTTCCACCCTAATGTAGAGACGCAAAATTTTGCGTCTCTACATGGGTAAAAATTATTCCTCACCCATATCATCCAGGCGTTGTTGAGATATATACAGGTTCAATTTTGTAGACATCCGGATGGCCTCACCACGGTCTCTTCTGTTAATATTCAATTTAATTACTCCCTGATCGCTGCCCGGTAACGGCTCAAAAAATGCCCATTTATTAGCCCCTATAATCAATTTTCCCCCGGTAAATAAAAATCCTTTTTTGTACCGAATGTATTTGAGGTTATCAAGTTGAATAGCAAATTTGGAGAGATTGCTTATTCCATTTCCATATACATCATATACTTTGTATTCGAAAAGCAGTTCATTATCAGCAAAACTTAATATCCCCTTCACTTCTTTAACTTTGGTGTCTGCTTCAGAGGTTTCATATATCGAATAATTATATGGAATGCTCATAGGTTAATCTTCCAGCTCATTTAGTTTTTGCTCGGAAAGTTTAAGATTCAGGTTCGAAGAAATAGATGCGGCTGTATTCCGATGTTTCCTTTTTACTTTCAGTACCCGCTCTGTCAATTCTTTCCCCGGTAAATCTCCGAAAGAAGAAGCTCTTTTACCGTGCAAAATCAGTTTCCCGCTAAACCACCCTTTTTTAAACTCCAGCATATCCAACTCCGATATTGGAATCTTCTCTGTCCTGAGTTCAGACTGATAGGCCTCCACAACCGCATCTTTTTTTTGGTATTCAAATACCAAATATTCTCCTTCCACGCGCAGAATTCCCTCCACTTTCATAAAACCGCCGTTTAAATTTTCAATTGTAAAAGGCAAACTTCGCATATGCAGTATTGTTTTTTATAGAGTTAACTACTGATAAAATTATTTTTAAAAAAGTACAAAAAATCTGTAAGGAGTGCGCATCTCATCGCTCTAACTATACAGCTAACAAAAGAGAAATAACTAATCATTGCCTTGAGAGTGTTTTTACATTCTCAATGTCCTTCCAGGGGTAAAAGGTGGAACACCCTTTTGCCCTCTTTTTTTATATCTACGATACCTTTAACTAAAGATAAAGGCAGTTTCTTTAGTTACCTCATCAAGCTAAGGTTTTAGCATGAAAAAACTGCTGATAGTTTTACTATTTACCATACCATCAATTGCCGTTGCACAGACAGCAAACTTCGAAGATGATTTTTCGGACAAAGACATCTCAGACTGGTCCGGTAATAATGCTCATTTCACTTTTATAGATGAAAGTAAAAATATTTTGCTTCAGCAAAATGCTCCTGATGCAGGGACTTCTTATCTAAGTATTCCCTCTGTTGATATTGAAGGATATTGGGAATTTTTTATACGAATGGAATTTGCCCCTTCTGATGGCAATAAAGCAGAAATTTATTTAATGAGCGATTCGAGTGATTTCAACGGATCTCTCAACGGTTACAAAATATTAGCCGGCGAGGATGGCAGTAATGATGTTTTCCGGCTGTTCAGAATTGATTCCGGATCTGAAGCATCAGAGATCATCACCGGGACAACCAACATCAGTAACGGGGGCGATTATAGAGTGAAAGTAACCCGGGATGCTTCCGGAAACTGGACTCTCGAAGTAGCCGAGGGATATGCAGGCGCTTTAGCTCAAGAGGGAACCGGAACAGATAGTACCTATACTGCTGCTTCTCATTTCGGATTCAAAACAATCTACACATCCACTCGGTCCGACCTTTTCGCTTTTGACTTCAAAATTGACATTCCTCCCATTGAAATTACCTCTGTATCTCCGGTCAGTAACACCGAAATTGATATTGTATTCTCACATGCCTTTGATTCCAGTACTGTTGAAAGCACTGATTTCACTTTAAATCCGGGCAGTATTAATCCTCAGTCTGTAACGCACCAAACAGCTGATACTGCCCGCATAACATTTTCTGATCCCCTTTCCGGCGGCATCCATGACCTCTCTGTTTCCGGTATTAATAACTTATCCGGCGAAACCACCCTGGCCGATACTACCCTGTCTTTCATAATCTTTGACGACTATCAGCCCGGCGATATTATAATTAACGAATTCATGAAAGATCCGCCTACCGGTACTGCTGAATATGTGGAACTCAAAAATATCTCCGGAAGATATATTAATTTAAGGGATTGGCAGGTAGGTGATAACAATTCTCAAACTACCATTATCGAATCAGATTTCGCTATTCTTCCCGATAGCTTTGCTGTTATTTCTGCTGATACCTCTTCCCTAAATACCTATTACGGAAATGCTAACTATATCCAAACCTCATTGCCTGCGTTGAATAACGGAGGAGATCAGGTTCGCATCTTTGATCCCACCGGCACTATTGCCGACTCGCTCGAATATACTTCTGAGTGGGGTGGGCTGGATGTATCCATCGAACGACGAGATACTTCGGTTTCGTCTACTTTCAGGGAAAACTGGGGAGATAGTCCGGCTGGTAATTTCGGTACTCCCGGCTTTGCAAACCTGGTAGCTGAAGATACTACAGCTCCGGCGATATCTGAACTTCTGGTCCAAAACAACCAAACTATTTTACTTGTTGCTTCGGAACGATTGGAAACCACCTCGGCTGAAACGACAGGCAACTATTCCCTTGACCAAAACCCGGAAACCGGAGCAGTTGTGCCGACTATACCAGCGATCTCATCAGCCACCCAAATTGCCGCTGATACTGTTGAGCTTACTTTAAGTTCAAACCTGGAAGAATACGACGGGAACTGGATCTTAAGCGCTGATAGTTTGACCGATATTTTTGAAAACACTGCCAATGATCAAGCTGAATTCACTTTTACAAACCCGTTTACTATCATGGAAGTATCAGCACTTTCTGAAAGTGAAATCCTTTTTCTATTCAGTGATAATATTGAATTTGCCACGGTATCTACTGAAGATTTCACAATAAACGGAGAAGTTTTAGCCCCCTCATCAAACATAACTCAGCCGGAAACAAATCAGCTGATAGTGAACCTTCCGACAAGTTTACCTTCAGGGCCAAATCTGGCAGTCGTTTCAAATATTGAAAGTGTGAACGGATGGATTATTCCTCAAAATACCCAGGCTGAATTTTTTGTTTTTGACGACTATCAGTCCGGAGATATTTTGATTAATGAATTTATGAAGGATCCGCCCACCGGTGCTGTTGAATATGTAGAACTCAAAAATATCTCCGGAAAATATCTGAATTTAAGAGATTGGAGAATCGGTGATAACAACTCCATCACTTCCATCACAGGCTCTGACTTTGTAATCCTTCCCGATAGTTTTACAGTAATTTCAGCAGACACTGTTGCCTTAAGTATATTTTTTGGAGAGGCTAACTACGTACAAACTTCACTTCCCGCTTTGAATAATTCCGGAGATCAGATTCGCCTTTTTGATAATAACGGAACCCTCGCCGATTCACTCGAATATACCTCGGACTGGGGCGGTGAAGATGTGGCTATTGAACGTCGCGATGCCACCGTTTCATCCACCTTCAGGGAGAACTGGGGTGACAGTCCGGCTGAAAATTTTGGCACACCGGGTTTGACCAATCTCGTTGCACCTGATGTTACCGCGCCTGAATTACTTAGCATCCAAAGGCCTGCTGATGACCAAATTCAGCTCTCTTTTTCTGAACGGCTTAAGGAAAGTACAGCCCGGGATTCCACCAATTTCACCCTTTCAGCTGATGGGCTTTCAGAACCTATTCCCGCACTTCAGTCCGCTACGCTGGCAACCCCTTCAAGTATCACCCTTCAATACGAATTTGATCTTCCCAGCGAGCCTTCGGGAACTGCGTATGAGTTGTCCGTTGCTAATCAAACTGACATTTTTGGGAATACAGCTGTCGAAATTCCTCTTTCTTTCTTTGTAATCCTATATGCCACCGCTGATTCGGCAGATGTATTTATAACAGAATTTATGTACAGCCCGGCAACCGGATTTACTGATTTCATCGAAATCTTTAATCCAACCGACAGTGCCTATAATCTTCAGGACTGGACCTATAATGACAATGCCGGAAATGCACGTGCAATTTCAGATAGTGAGTTTACATTGGCACCAAATTCTCATGCTGTTTTAGCTCCGGACAGCACCATCGCGAAATCTTTTCCGAATATTACGCTTGCAGATATGGGCAGCCGGTTTGCGAATCTCAACAGCACTACCCCCGATGACATTGTACTCAGAAACCAAAGCGGTACGCTCATCGACTCCTTAACCTATGCTCCAAGCTGGGGAGGAAGGGAGGTTTCACTGGAACGCCGAAGTATTGATGTCCCTCCATTGTTTCAGGAAAATTGGGGAGAAAGCCCCTCTGATAACTTCGCAACACCCGGTGCTCCGAATGAAATTCAACCCGATACTTCTCCGCCTGAAATTGCATCACTGACCGTATTAAATGACAGTACCTTCCGGATGATCTTTTCAGAACGAATACAACCCGAACCAGCGGAAAATGAAGCCAATTACACACTATTGGAGCCCGAAGGACTTCCATCCGCTCCGCCCCTTTTAGAATCCGTGGAATTTCTGGCGCCGGATACCGTCATCATTTCATTCCAAAACGCTTTACATAAACAGGAACAGGGTAGTGAGTATGGGCTTATAACTGAAGGACAATTGGATATTTTCGGGAACGTGGCGTCTATCCTTGAAGACTCTTTTTTCCTGATCGACATCGCCCAAGCCGATTCCGGTGATGTAGTGATCAATGAATTTATATACGATCCCGGAGCTGAATTTTCTGAATTCATTGAACTGCATAATTCATCAGACAAAAATTTCGATCTTCGGGACTGGACCTTCAATGACAATACCGGAACTCGTCTTGTTATTACGAATACCAGTGTTGAATTGGTAACGGGGTCCTATGTTATTTTAGCACCGGACAGTACGATTATCAGCTTATTCCCTGACCGACCGATCATTGTGATGGGAAATAAGTTTCCGGCTCTTAACAATGGCTCTGATGATATTGTGATCCGAGACCAAAGCGGCATACTCATCGACTCCCTTACCTATTTCTCAGAATGGGGCGGGGATAAAGTTTCTTTGGAAAGACGATCCCCTGCTGCCCCCTCTTATTACCGGGAAAACTGGGGAGATTCACCTTCTAATGAACTCGCTACTCCGGGGGCGGCCAATCAGATTCAGCCTGATAACAACCCGCCGGAAATCATTAACGCTTTCACCACCTCTTCCGACTCCATCCAAATTACCTTTAGTGAACGTATTGATTCTGTATTGGCTAAGAACAAATCCAATTTTTCGATCTTGCCTGCAGTATCCATTGCAGAGATCGCTGAATTTTCAGGAAACACGGTGACTGTTGTGCTTGAGACATTCTTAACTGACGGAGAAACTTACACCCTCATCATTGAAAATCAGGCAGACATCTTTGGAAATGTTCAGGCTTCACTGACGGTGGAATTACAGTACATAGAATTTTCCACTGCCAATTTCGGAGATGTGATCATAAATGAGATTCTATATCGAAAAAAAAATGCGGATTCTGAAGAATTTGTTGAATTATACAATCGATCGGAAAGAAACTTTAATCTTGGCAACTGGACCTTATCTGATGCGAGGGGATCAACAACCTTACCGGAAGGTACTGAAATCAGAAGCGGAGAATACCTGATCCTGACCGGCCTCAAAAGCTTTGCCAGTGAAGTTCAAAATGGTGTTTACCTTCCGAGCTTCCCGTCCCTGAATGATGATGAAGACGCAGTGGTGATCCGAAATGAGGTAGGTATTTTAATTGACAGCCTGTTTTATAGTAACACCTGGGGGCAAAATGAACGCGGAGTTTCCCTGGAACGTAAAGATCCTGAGTCTGCTTCGAACGATGCTTCAAACTGGGCCAGCAATATTTCAGAAATCGGAAACAGTGCCGGTTATCAAAGCTCGATCTTTGAGCCTGATGAAACTCCGCCGGAGATAATTTTTTCCAGGCTGCAATCGAACGGAACTATTTTTGTAGCCTTCAGCGAATTTGTAAATATTGACAATGCCTCAGCCTTTATCAATGATCAGCCGGCTCCCATCATAAGTTACAGCGAGGCAAACGGTAATATCGTAATCTTAGAAAAGAGTGCATCAGGATCAGCTTCCGTTCAGGTAAAAGAAAAAATCAAAGAAAATGAACCGTTGCACCTTACCTTCAATAACATTACTGATATTCGGGGCAATGCAAACCAGGAACTGGCTGTTGAGGTTTCTCAGCCACTCGCTCCGGGCGCCGTTGTCATCAACGAGATCTTATATAATCCTTTGGCCAATTCGGATGATAATCTCCCCGATCAAACAGAATATGTAGAGCTTTATAATCCTTCTGATTATGCTATATCACTGGAAGGATTTTATCTGCACGATGAGCTCGATGAAAATGGAGAAGTTCGAGCCTTGCTTCCTGTCTCCACTCATTATAAATGGATCCCTGCCAATGGATATGTGGTGGTTTATGCTGAAGACCAGGCCACAACGTTCAATGAAAGTCGGCTTGCTAAGTATTTTAAATTACAGGGAGAAAGTGATCAGTTTAAGGCTCGCATCAATCGCAGCAGCCTGAGCTTAACTAATTCTGATGATGCCGTTTATCTGGCTGACAGCACCGCGGCAATCATTGATTCTGTGTTTTATGATGAAAGCTGGCAAAATCCCAATCTCTATGATACCGACGGCGTAGCACTCGAACGTATCAATCCGGAAGGGCCGAGCAATGACAAATCAAACTGGAGCTCAAGCACGCGCGTAAACGGAGGGACCCCGGGGGAACAAAATTCTATCTTCCAGGAATCCGGAGCGGGTCCAGTAAACACAGGAATCACCTTCACTCCAAATCCCTTTTCCCCCGACGATGACGGCTTTGAAGACAACCTATTCATCAATTACAAGCTGGATGAGTCGGATTACTTATTGCGCGTACATATTTTTGACCGATACGGAAGAAAGGTCCGTAAACTGGCAGATGGATTTCAGGCAGGCTTTGAGGGTTCGCTCATCTGGGACGGACGTACCGACGACAATCGAAACAATCGCGTGGGAATTTACATTGTGCTCTTTGAGGCCTACAACAGTGCCATTGGCAAGAATGTGACCTTTAAGGAGACGGTAGTATTAGCTAGGAAATTTTAAATGTTGAATTATGAATGTTAAATGTCTCAGGTCATTTAACATTCATAATTTATAATTCAACATTTACCTTCACCCCTCCAAACCAGTTTCTCGGTGCAGCAGGCTGGTAGTAACGGCCTCCAAAGGCATTCAGGTCATTTCCGAGACTGTATTTTTCGTCAAGCAGATTATCAATTCCCATAAAAAGATCAAGAATCAGGTTATCCAGTATTTCTTTTTGAAATCCTATTTTTGATTGAATCAAATGATAAGAATCTGAATACACCGTATTGGCATCATTCAATGGGATTTCATCTGTGAAGTTGTATGATAAGGAACCGTAAAGTCCTGCCTCTGTTTTTGCATTTAATGTAGACACGAAGATATGCGGAGCGACTCCCGTCAGTTTATTTCCGGAAAAATCTTCTCCTTCCTTTTGGTAATCTTTGAACTCAAAGTCATGATAGGTGTATGAAACGGTCCAATCCAATTTCTGTAAAAAAGCACTGTTATTTCGGATGACCGCCCAATCTATTGCAGTCTCAATCCCATATTGATCGGTGCTTCCGGTATTTTCAAATATAACCGTTGAATTTCGGTCGGATGGCTGTTGAACGATAGTTTCATCCAGCTTGAAATAAAAAGCGGTGATATCATAGGAAAGCCTTGGCCCGATTAATGTTCCTCGTGTCCCTGCTTCATAATTTGTTCCCTGTTCTGCTTCCAAATCCAGAGCGATGCTGCCTTCATTGGTTCTGAACTC contains:
- a CDS encoding lamin tail domain-containing protein, whose protein sequence is MKKLLIVLLFTIPSIAVAQTANFEDDFSDKDISDWSGNNAHFTFIDESKNILLQQNAPDAGTSYLSIPSVDIEGYWEFFIRMEFAPSDGNKAEIYLMSDSSDFNGSLNGYKILAGEDGSNDVFRLFRIDSGSEASEIITGTTNISNGGDYRVKVTRDASGNWTLEVAEGYAGALAQEGTGTDSTYTAASHFGFKTIYTSTRSDLFAFDFKIDIPPIEITSVSPVSNTEIDIVFSHAFDSSTVESTDFTLNPGSINPQSVTHQTADTARITFSDPLSGGIHDLSVSGINNLSGETTLADTTLSFIIFDDYQPGDIIINEFMKDPPTGTAEYVELKNISGRYINLRDWQVGDNNSQTTIIESDFAILPDSFAVISADTSSLNTYYGNANYIQTSLPALNNGGDQVRIFDPTGTIADSLEYTSEWGGLDVSIERRDTSVSSTFRENWGDSPAGNFGTPGFANLVAEDTTAPAISELLVQNNQTILLVASERLETTSAETTGNYSLDQNPETGAVVPTIPAISSATQIAADTVELTLSSNLEEYDGNWILSADSLTDIFENTANDQAEFTFTNPFTIMEVSALSESEILFLFSDNIEFATVSTEDFTINGEVLAPSSNITQPETNQLIVNLPTSLPSGPNLAVVSNIESVNGWIIPQNTQAEFFVFDDYQSGDILINEFMKDPPTGAVEYVELKNISGKYLNLRDWRIGDNNSITSITGSDFVILPDSFTVISADTVALSIFFGEANYVQTSLPALNNSGDQIRLFDNNGTLADSLEYTSDWGGEDVAIERRDATVSSTFRENWGDSPAENFGTPGLTNLVAPDVTAPELLSIQRPADDQIQLSFSERLKESTARDSTNFTLSADGLSEPIPALQSATLATPSSITLQYEFDLPSEPSGTAYELSVANQTDIFGNTAVEIPLSFFVILYATADSADVFITEFMYSPATGFTDFIEIFNPTDSAYNLQDWTYNDNAGNARAISDSEFTLAPNSHAVLAPDSTIAKSFPNITLADMGSRFANLNSTTPDDIVLRNQSGTLIDSLTYAPSWGGREVSLERRSIDVPPLFQENWGESPSDNFATPGAPNEIQPDTSPPEIASLTVLNDSTFRMIFSERIQPEPAENEANYTLLEPEGLPSAPPLLESVEFLAPDTVIISFQNALHKQEQGSEYGLITEGQLDIFGNVASILEDSFFLIDIAQADSGDVVINEFIYDPGAEFSEFIELHNSSDKNFDLRDWTFNDNTGTRLVITNTSVELVTGSYVILAPDSTIISLFPDRPIIVMGNKFPALNNGSDDIVIRDQSGILIDSLTYFSEWGGDKVSLERRSPAAPSYYRENWGDSPSNELATPGAANQIQPDNNPPEIINAFTTSSDSIQITFSERIDSVLAKNKSNFSILPAVSIAEIAEFSGNTVTVVLETFLTDGETYTLIIENQADIFGNVQASLTVELQYIEFSTANFGDVIINEILYRKKNADSEEFVELYNRSERNFNLGNWTLSDARGSTTLPEGTEIRSGEYLILTGLKSFASEVQNGVYLPSFPSLNDDEDAVVIRNEVGILIDSLFYSNTWGQNERGVSLERKDPESASNDASNWASNISEIGNSAGYQSSIFEPDETPPEIIFSRLQSNGTIFVAFSEFVNIDNASAFINDQPAPIISYSEANGNIVILEKSASGSASVQVKEKIKENEPLHLTFNNITDIRGNANQELAVEVSQPLAPGAVVINEILYNPLANSDDNLPDQTEYVELYNPSDYAISLEGFYLHDELDENGEVRALLPVSTHYKWIPANGYVVVYAEDQATTFNESRLAKYFKLQGESDQFKARINRSSLSLTNSDDAVYLADSTAAIIDSVFYDESWQNPNLYDTDGVALERINPEGPSNDKSNWSSSTRVNGGTPGEQNSIFQESGAGPVNTGITFTPNPFSPDDDGFEDNLFINYKLDESDYLLRVHIFDRYGRKVRKLADGFQAGFEGSLIWDGRTDDNRNNRVGIYIVLFEAYNSAIGKNVTFKETVVLARKF